From one Triticum urartu cultivar G1812 chromosome 3, Tu2.1, whole genome shotgun sequence genomic stretch:
- the LOC125549192 gene encoding putative glycine-rich cell wall structural protein 1, whose translation MVGTKLLALGFVVLLSIGLANAARVARYSSASGVGTGGGEGEGSQGGAGFGSGSGTGSGVSSSSGAHASGGGGGGGGGGSQYGGAGSGSGSGSGSGSSQYSQGSSYPYGGSYGGYTSAGGTGGGGGGGQASGYHGSSAYGAGSGTGSGSATANNNWYGQGSTNAYAGGNGVGNGGGTNGGSGGGRGAGSGYGDAYP comes from the coding sequence ATGGTAGGCACAAAATTATTAGCTCTTGGTTTTGTTGTCCTGTTGAGCATTGGATTGGCCAATGCTGCAAGGGTGGCTAGGTACTCCAGTGCCTCTGGAGTAGGAACGGGAGGAGGAGAGGGTGAGGGGTCTCAGGGTGGTGCTGGCTTCGGTTCTGGGAGTGGAACTGGGTCAGGCGTGAGCTCTAGTAGTGGTGCACATGCAAgcggtggaggaggaggcggaggtggcgGTGGTAGCCAATATGGTGGAGCTGGATCTGGTAGCGGCAGTGGCTCGGGCTCGGGTTCTAGTCAATATAGTCAAGGATCTTCCTATCCTTATGGTGGTAGCTATGGTGGATATACTAGTGCCGGTGGtaccggtggcggcggcggtggagggcaAGCTAGTGGTTACCATGGATCTAGTGCATATGGGGCTGGTAGTGGCACTGGTTCTGGCTCAGCTACTGCTAATAACAATTGGTATGGACAAGGTAGTACAAATGCATATGCTGGTGGAAACGGTGTTGGCAATGGCGGTGGAACAAATGGTGGAAGTGGTGGAGGCCGAGGTGCTGGATCTGGGTATGGCGATGCCTACCCGTAG